The sequence TTGGGAGGTGAAAGCATCCAAACAACAATTTGGACGACGTCAACTGAAAATAAAGAGAAACAAGAACTAACTTTTCGCATGCCTACAAAAGATGACGGGGCTGCAGTTTGGGAGCTAATCAAGCAAATTGGTAAGCTCGATCTTAATTCTTCTTATAGCTATATCCTTTGGTGTGATATGTTTTCAAAAACATCCATCATTGTCGAGAGTGAAGAAGAAATAGTTGGCTTTATATCTGGGTTTGTCCATCCAGATAAACGGGATACGTTATTTATTTGGCAAGTTGCTGTAAAAGCTTCACAACGAGGAAAAGGATTAGGGACAAAGATGTTGATGAATTTGTTAAATCGTGAGCATCTAGAGGAAGTTAATTATCTTGAAGCTACGGTAACGCCTTCCAATTTACCTTCGCAATATTTGTTTTTAGGCTTGGCGAAAAAGCTAAATACAGAATGCGTTGTTGGAAACTATTATTCTTCTATTGATTTTCCAAGAACAGGACATGAGGATGAACA is a genomic window of Virgibacillus proomii containing:
- the ectA gene encoding diaminobutyrate acetyltransferase, yielding MGGESIQTTIWTTSTENKEKQELTFRMPTKDDGAAVWELIKQIGKLDLNSSYSYILWCDMFSKTSIIVESEEEIVGFISGFVHPDKRDTLFIWQVAVKASQRGKGLGTKMLMNLLNREHLEEVNYLEATVTPSNLPSQYLFLGLAKKLNTECVVGNYYSSIDFPRTGHEDEQLYKIGPIQKGNNK